A genomic stretch from Pagrus major chromosome 3, Pma_NU_1.0 includes:
- the LOC140993504 gene encoding zinc finger BED domain-containing protein 5-like, giving the protein MVSIMFDDSTASKLRAIPLSNNTIGRRIYDMSKDIEEQLNDKVRDGRFSLQMDEATDSNKDCLLITYVRFIDGDDMREELLFCKQIPGRATAEELFKIIDTYLKEANLKWEDCVGICTDGAQAMAGKQGGLQALIKRVSPNAQWTHCMIHREALASKQLSPELNDVMTHVIATVNYIKTRPVKARIFSALCEEMGSDHTAVLFHSESRWLSRGKVLSRVFELRDEIRIFLEEEGSDLAHNFHCNKFLMKLAYLSDIFLKLNEVNLQLQGTNTHLPHLADKITSFTRKLEMWLQRVKVGRVDSFENLKSFIEDNKLQNTVIPCMEAHISALQKHFQRYFLMQDPKKYDWIRDPFSASPPADLSTSEEEQFIDVTSDSTMRLQFQSKTLAAFWIGVEKEYPLLGKRALAILLPFATSYLCEIGFSAVASIKTKYRSKLDIENELRVAISKLQPRFDKICSMKQAHISH; this is encoded by the coding sequence ATGGTTTCAATTATGTTTGATGACTCTACAGCCAGCAAACTAAGGGCTATTCCTCTGTCCAACAACACCATCGGCAGGCGCATTTATGACATGTCAAAGGACATCGAGGAGCAGCTTAATGATAAGGTGCGAGACGGCCGCTTTTCCCTGCAGATGGATGAAGCCACTGACAGTAACAAAGACTGTTTATTGATAACTTATGTCAGATTCATAGATGGAGATGACATGAGGGAGGAATTGCTTTTCTGCAAACAAATTCCTGGCAGAGCCACAGCAGAAGAACTCTTTAAAATCATTGACACTTACTTGAAAGAGGCCAATCTGAAATGGGAGGACTGTGTGGGGATCTGCACAGACGGGGCGCAGGCTATGGCTGGGAAACAGGGAGGGCTGCAAGCGCTCATCAAGCGCGTCTCCCCCAATGCGCAGTGGACGCACTGCATGATACACCGCGAAGCACTTGCGTCTAAACAGCTGAGTCCCGAGCTGAATGATGTAATGACCCACGTCATTGCCACAGTGAACTACATAAAAACAAGACCTGTCAAAGCCCGGATTTTTTCGGCACTGTGTGAGGAAATGGGCTCCGACCACACAGCTGTTCTGTTCCATAGCGAGTCCCGATGGCTGTCACGTGGGAAAGTGCTGTCCAGGGTCTTTGAACTGCGAGATGAAATCCGCATCTTTTTGGAGGAAGAGGGCAGCGATCTTGCCCACAACTTTCACTGTAACAAGTTCCTCATGAAACTTGCATACCTCAGTGACATTTTTCTGAAACTCAACGAAGTGAATTTACAGTTGCAgggcacaaatacacacctccCACATCTGGCAGATAAAATCACATCATTCACCAGAAAACTTGAGATGTGGCTGCAGCGAGTGAAAGTTGGACGTGTGGACTCATTTGAGAACCTGAAATCATTCATTGAAGACAACAAGCTGCAGAACACAGTGATCCCATGCATGGAAGCACACATCTCTGCCCTTCAGAAACATTTCCAGAGATATTTCCTGATGCAGGATCCAAAAAAATATGATTGGATCCGTGATCCCTTCAGTGCATCACCACCTGCTGACTTAAGCACATCAGAGGAGGAACAGTTCATTGATGTCACCTCTGACTCAACAATGAGGCTGCAGTTTCAGTCAAAAACACTGGCTGCATTTTGGATTGGAGTGGAGAAAGAGTACCCACTTCTTGGCAAGAGAGCCCTGGCCATACTCCTTCCTTTTGCCACATCCTACCTATGCGAGATAGGGTTTTCTGCTGTGGCCTCCATCAAAACCAAGTACAGATCAAAGCTGGACATTGAGAATGAACTCAGAGTGGCAATCTCAAAATTGCAACCCAGATTTGACAAGATCTGCAGCATGAAGCAGGCCCACATCAGTCACTGA